From the Myxococcaceae bacterium JPH2 genome, the window TCACCGCGACGGAGAAGCTCCTGCGCGCGTACGAGTCGGAAGGGACGCTGGGCAACCTGATCGCGGATGCGCTGCGCTCGGTGGCGGGCGCGGACGTGGCGGTGATGAACGCGGGAGGCCTGCGCGCGGACCTCGCGGCGGGGCCGCTCACCTTCGGCGACGTCTACGAGGTGCTGCCCTTCGACAACCGGCTGGCGCTGCTCAACCTCAGCGGTGCCGAGCTGCGCCGGCTCTTGTCGCTGGGCTATGGCAGCCGCAAGGGCGTCTTCGCCGTGTCCGGTGTCCGGGTGACGCTGGACACGTGCCAGGGGCCTCAGCGGCTCCAGGCGGTGACGCTCTCGGACGGGCGCCCGCTGGAGCCCACCGTCATGTATCGCGTGGCGCTGCCGGACTTCCTGGCGCGCGGCGGCGACGGCGTGGGGCCGCTCACGGACACCCTGCCACCGGAGCGGGTGGACCTGGCGAGGGGGGAGGATCTGCGCCAGGTGCTCATCGCCCACGGTCGGGCGCATGGCGGCACGTTGGTGCCTCCCCAGGTGGGGCGCGTCATCTTCACGCCGCCCCAGGGCGCGTGTCCGAACGCGGGACACTGAGGCGGGGCGCCGCTGGAAATTTGCCACCCGTGCTGATCCGCCCGGACTGCACGGGGTCGCAACCCTCCGAAAGATCGAAGAAATCGCGCCGGGGCCGACTTTTCGGCCTGGGAGCAGTTTCCAACGGGAGGATTCCTCCTTACTCTACGGAGGGCGAGTGCCCGTGCCAGCGCGGCGGAGTCCTGCCTGCGCGCGCGGTGTGCCCGCCAGCGGAGGAAGAGACATGCTTTACAAGGTCACCCCGATGATGGCGCCGCCTGCGCCTGAGAAGGCTCAGCAACGGGAGCCGGGGCAGCCGCGCAAGCGGCGCAAGTCCGCGGTGTACGACGCGGATGGCCACGAGGTGCTCATCTCCCTGATGTGCATCAAGTGCCGCACGCTGAAGCCGCTGGCGCAGTTCGGCCTGCGGAAGATGGCGGATGGCGCCATCCGCAACCAGCCATGGTGCCGCACCTGTCGCTCGGGGGCGGGCACGAAGAAGCCGAAGAAGGGCGAGGAGGCCGTGGCCGCGAGCCCGGTCGCCGAGTCTCTTCCGGACACGGCGCCCGACGCGGTCCCCGAGCCCGCCGTGGACGACGTGGCCGAACCGGCCGTCGCCCAGGGCTGATCCACTCCCCAGCAGGTCTCTCGACGGGTCGCGAGGCACTTGCCCGACCCGACGGGAGGGCTTTACCCCGCCCCCGTCTCAGGAGAGCCGCAGTCCCGCGGGCAGCGTGTCGCCCAGGGCGCGAGCCTCATCCGCGGCCTCCAGGGCCACCACTTCCCGCACCATGCGCACCCAGGTGTCCGCCGCCTTCGCGGCCACGAGCGCCTGCGCGGTCCGCTCACGCAGCGCCGGGGCGAGGTCTCGCGTCCGGTCGCCGGTGAGGCGCGCGAGCTGCGCGGCCGCGAACGGCGCTCCGTCGAGCTTGCGCAGATCCATGTCCAAGAGGAGCGTGAGCCACGCCTCGGCGGTCTCCACGTCCACCACCTTGTGGCCGCTGCCGTAGAGGGGGACGCGCGCGCCCAGTCGGCCCAGGGACCAGGTCCACGGACCGCCGGACTTCGCCTCGGCCTGGAGGCGCGCGGCGACCCACTGGCCCAGCTCCGCCTTGTCGCTGGCGGGCAGGTGCTCCAGCGAGGCGGCGGTGCGGACCATCTCCTCCAGGCCCTCGGGCTGGATGCCCTTGAGCTTGCCCGGAGTCGTCGGGGCGTTGGGCGGCACGCGCCGCGCGAGGTGCGGCTGGAGGTACGCGTAGAGCTTCTGTTGCTGGGCCTCGGTGAGCCCGCCCGAGGCGCGGCGCCACATCACCCAGAACTCGGTCCACACGGCCTTGTCGGTGTGGTGCTGCACCAGCCCCTCGAAGAGGCTGAAGGTCTGCTCCGCGCGCCACGCGTCCAAGGGATAGCCGAAGCCGGGGCGCAGACAGAAGCCGGTGAGGTTGTAGAAGACGCGCTCGTGGTCGTCCGAGCGGCGGCGCTTGCTGGCGCCGGCGTACAGCGTGCCCCACAGCTCGCGAAGCACTGGCACGCGCCACGTGTCGCGTGGGCCCAGCGCCTTCTCCAGCGTGCGGGACAGCTGCTTCACGTCCTTGGGGCCCAGCGGCAGGGGCTTGTTGCCGTACACCCGCTCCACGTTCTCCTTCGCCTCGGCGAAGCGCGCGGGCATGGACTCGGTGACGGTCAGCTCGTGCGAGCCGCCCGTGCCGCGCAGCTCGAACTCCAGGCGCCAGCGCTCGTCCGCCACGTTGGAGACGCAGTACAGCTCCAGGGTGCCAATCTCCGTGAGCGCCGCTTGCAGGTGCACCGGCACATCCGACGCCTTGCCCGAGGTGCCTCGGAGCAGCGTGTGGATGGGCGGCAGCGCCTTCAAGTCCTCCGCCAGCGGCACCAGGTCCCCCGGCTTGTCGATGCGGTCGCTGGTGGTGGAGTAGAGCTGGAACTGCACGGGCTTGCCCAAGGTGAGCGTGAAGGGACGCTCGCCCAGGTCCACCTTCTGCCCCTCCTCGAAGCCGCGGGGGATGAGGCACAGCGCGGGCTGCTCGGTGCTGTCCGCCGGGCGCTGGAGTCCCACGTAGTAGGCGCGCGCCGCGCCACCGCCGATGCGCAGGCCATGCCCGCGCCGCACCAGCCCGTAGTAGGCCGCGCCGCGCGCCACGGCGAGCTCCAGTGACTCGTGGCGCAGCAAGGGGATGCGCGGCGCGTCCGGCCACCAGGCCGACAGCGCCTCCACCAGCCGCTCGGAAATCTGGGGCGAGTTGAACACGCCGCCGTTGAGCAGCACCGCGTCCGGGCGGGGCAGGGCGCTCGCGTCGCCAGGTGACTGGCCCAGCGCCGCGAAGCCCGCCGCGGCATGCGCCGCGAGGAAGGCCGCGAGGTGGCGTGTCACCGCCGCGTCCTGCACGTACGGCAGGCCCAGCTCCTGGAGCGCCATGCGCGCGGCTCGGCGCGGGCGTTCGGTGGGCGCCGAGCGCGGGAAGAAGCCATCGAGCACCAGGGCCTGGGCCTCATCCCGCCCCAGCTCGGCGGACAAGGTTCCGCCCAACAGCCGGCTGCCTTCGCCCAGCAGCGACACGCCGTACTTTTCGGGAGGCGTGTGGCCGAGCAGGGACTCCTTCGCGGTGCGCGCGGCCTGGATGGCCTGCGTCCACTGCGCGGCGGACAGGCGCCGTCCGTCAGGGAAGAGCTTCTCCTCCACGCGACGGGCGAGCGCGGCGTCCATGTTGTCGCCACCCAGCATCAGGTGCTCGCCCACGGCGAGGCGCCGGAGCATGGGCCCCTCGGGCGAGACGCCCGCGTGCACCAAGGTGAAGTCCGTGGTGCCGCCCCCCACGTCCACCACCAGCACCAGCCGCACCTGTCCGAGCGCGGCCTCCAGGCCCGCACGGTGGCGCGCGGTGTAGTCGTAGAACGCGGCCTGGGGCTCCTCCAGGAGCGTGAACCTCTCCAGGCCCGCCTTGCGCGCGGCGCTCACCGTCAGCGCGCGCGCGGCCTCGTCGAAGGAGGCGGGGACGGTGATGACCACTTCCTGCTTGGACAAGGGCTCGCTCGGGTGCGCGAAGTCCCAGGCCCGAGCCATGTGCGTCAGCAGCAGCGCGCTGGCGTCCACGGGGGACAGCTTGGCCACGTCCGCGGGAGCGCCCCACGGGAGGATGGGCGCGGAGCGGTCCACGCCCGGATGGCACAGCCAGCTCTTGGCGCTGGCCACGAGGCGGCCGGGCACGCGCGCGCCCTGCCACCGGGCGAACTCGCCCACCACCCACGGCCCGCCGTCATC encodes:
- a CDS encoding hsp70 family protein, producing the protein MRIVGIDLGTTHCAVASVDPAKGAGAPVEDFPIPQLVRQGEVSARALLPSTVYVPAGAELAAGTTRLPWGDDGGPWVVGEFARWQGARVPGRLVASAKSWLCHPGVDRSAPILPWGAPADVAKLSPVDASALLLTHMARAWDFAHPSEPLSKQEVVITVPASFDEAARALTVSAARKAGLERFTLLEEPQAAFYDYTARHRAGLEAALGQVRLVLVVDVGGGTTDFTLVHAGVSPEGPMLRRLAVGEHLMLGGDNMDAALARRVEEKLFPDGRRLSAAQWTQAIQAARTAKESLLGHTPPEKYGVSLLGEGSRLLGGTLSAELGRDEAQALVLDGFFPRSAPTERPRRAARMALQELGLPYVQDAAVTRHLAAFLAAHAAAGFAALGQSPGDASALPRPDAVLLNGGVFNSPQISERLVEALSAWWPDAPRIPLLRHESLELAVARGAAYYGLVRRGHGLRIGGGAARAYYVGLQRPADSTEQPALCLIPRGFEEGQKVDLGERPFTLTLGKPVQFQLYSTTSDRIDKPGDLVPLAEDLKALPPIHTLLRGTSGKASDVPVHLQAALTEIGTLELYCVSNVADERWRLEFELRGTGGSHELTVTESMPARFAEAKENVERVYGNKPLPLGPKDVKQLSRTLEKALGPRDTWRVPVLRELWGTLYAGASKRRRSDDHERVFYNLTGFCLRPGFGYPLDAWRAEQTFSLFEGLVQHHTDKAVWTEFWVMWRRASGGLTEAQQQKLYAYLQPHLARRVPPNAPTTPGKLKGIQPEGLEEMVRTAASLEHLPASDKAELGQWVAARLQAEAKSGGPWTWSLGRLGARVPLYGSGHKVVDVETAEAWLTLLLDMDLRKLDGAPFAAAQLARLTGDRTRDLAPALRERTAQALVAAKAADTWVRMVREVVALEAADEARALGDTLPAGLRLS